A genomic window from Thunnus maccoyii chromosome 2, fThuMac1.1, whole genome shotgun sequence includes:
- the rtn4rl2a gene encoding LOW QUALITY PROTEIN: reticulon-4 receptor-like 2a (The sequence of the model RefSeq protein was modified relative to this genomic sequence to represent the inferred CDS: inserted 1 base in 1 codon) → MTPIGDVGESTVPTAVGNNGMLEYIWDTGSHQPAHSQSLRLGNQGISGDSXALLRPLRLTRFRLWFRMETPSISRSRRCSIVRNCKSGLSLWLVVWLVLGKPSPASACPHLCVCYPNPVTVSCQAQNFTAVPVGVPYESQRVFLQNNRIMELRVGSFGFGTQVLWLFSNNITWIEAGAFSELRDLEELDLGDNPNLHRLEGGAFRGLEKLQSLHMHRCRLTALPHDIFHKLYSLQFLYLQENNLHFLQDDIFSDLINLSQLFLHGNRIRTLSENVFRGLVNLDRLLLHDNRIRQVNRRAFRDLGRLTMLFLFNNSLAELPSQTLRDTQGIEFLRLNANPWSCGCESRALWEWFREARVSSSEVICASPSTRRGQDLRFLREMDFALCPLPDPGSIGGSTTTTFSTKTRWWFHKNKPQSSTKGIFEKSSETIKAGLYGKGPSSTTSVVKYELGEEELALPKLDPEEYWANYGNEDSGVTLRCFELECPPEFDLPPSSSSPSSSLPSFLSLLALSVFTLFLNFHLLFG, encoded by the exons ATGACCCCGATTGGTGACGTAGGAGAATCCACGGTGCCCACTGCCGTAGGCAATAACGGGATGCTTGAGTATATATGGGACACTGGTAGCCATCAACCGGCACACTCTCAGTCGCTCCGACTCGGGAACCAGGGCATCAGCGGAGATA TGGCTTTACTTCGCCCTCTTAGGCTAACTCGCTTTAGGCTTTGGTTCAGGATGGAAACCCCTTCGATTTCTCGGAGCCGACGATGCTCCATCGTGCGCAACTGCAAAA GCGGTCTCTCCCTCTGGCTGGTGGTGTGGCTGGTCCTCGGTAAGCCAAGTCCGGCATCGGCGTGccctcacctgtgtgtgtgctaccCGAATCCTGTGACTGTGAGCTGCCAGGCGCAGAACTTCACCGCCGTCCCTGTCGGAGTGCCCTATGAGTCGCAGCGCGTGTTCCTCCAGAACAACCGGATCATGGAGCTTAGAGTTGGCTCTTTTGGCTTCGGGACTCAG GTTCTGTGGCTGTTCTCCAACAACATCACGTGGATTGAGGCAGGGGCCTTCAGTGAGCTGAGGGACTTGGAGGAGTTGGACCTGGGGGACAACCCTAACCTCCACAGGCTGGAGGGGGGAGCCTTCCGCGGCCTAGAGAAGCTCCAGAGCCTTCACATGCACCGCTGCCGGCTCACTGCCCTGCCCCATGACATCTTCCACAAGCTTTACAGCCTGCAGTTCCTCTACCTACAG gAAAACAATCTCCACTTCCTGCAGGATGACATCTTTTCTGACCTCATCAACCTGAGCCAGCTTTTCCTGCATGGCAACCGTATCCGCACCCTCTCAGAGAATGTGTTCCGCGGCCTGGTCAACCTCGACCGCCTGCTTCTCCACGACAACCGCATCAGACAGGTGAACCGTCGCGCCTTTCGCGACCTTGGCCGTCTGACCATGCTCTTCCTCTTCAACAACTCTCTGGCTGAGCTGCCCAGCCAGACCCTGCGGGACACCCAAGGCATTGAGTTCCTCCGCCTGAACGCCAACCCCTGGTCCTGCGGCTGTGAGTCCCGCGCTCTGTGGGAGTGGTTCCGTGAGGCCCGCGTCTCTTCATCTGAGGTGATCTGCGCTTCCCCTTCCACCCGCCGCGGCCAGGACCTTCGCTTCCTTCGTGAGATGGACTTCGCTCTCTGCCCCCTGCCCGACCCAGGCTCCATCGGCggctccaccaccaccaccttcaGCACCAAAACCCGCTGGTGGTTTCACAAGAACAAGCCCCAGTCATCCACAAAAGGCATCTTTGAGAAATCCTCAGAGACCATCAAGGCTGGTTTGTACGGGAAAGGCCCATCCTCAACCACATCAGTAGTCAAGTACGAGCTGGGGGAGGAAGAGCTGGCGCTGCCCAAACTTGACCCAGAAGAGTACTGGGCAAACTACGGCAACGAGGACTCAGGTGTCACCCTACGATGCTTCGAGCTTGAATGCCCGCCTGAGTTCGACCTgcctccatcttcctcctctccctcatcctccttgccctctttcctctctctacTGGCCCTCTCTGTATTCACCCTCTTCCTCAACTTCCACCTCCTATTCGGCTGA